From one Lycorma delicatula isolate Av1 chromosome 2, ASM4794821v1, whole genome shotgun sequence genomic stretch:
- the UQCR-Q gene encoding ubiquinol-cytochrome c reductase ubiquinone-binding protein, whose product MRLTSLLRGQEFGKIEDKVRGLVTYRISPYEQRAFAGAISEGLPNCAKRIGNVLVTVVPYFIVSYFIYSEVEKAYQKTLRKNPDDYKDDK is encoded by the exons ATGAGGTTGACATCTCTCTTAAGAGGACAAGAATTTGGTAAAATTGAAGATAAGGTTAGAGGACTTGTTACTTATAGAATAAGCCCATATGAACAGCGAGCATTTGCTGGTGCGATATCAGAAGGTTTACCAAATTGTGCAAAACGTATAGGAAATGTATTAGTTACTGTGGTCCcat attttattgtttcatattttatttactctgaAGTAGAAAAGGCATACCAAAAAACTCTACGCAAAAATCCAGATGATTACAAAGATGACAAATAG